A genomic segment from Cricetulus griseus strain 17A/GY unplaced genomic scaffold, alternate assembly CriGri-PICRH-1.0 unplaced_scaffold_305, whole genome shotgun sequence encodes:
- the LOC113838130 gene encoding putative methyl-CpG-binding domain protein 3-like 3: MEGSLGNSFPSQPVLGRLRRSMMPQHLQDKRIQLAQEKVKAKHRRRATPVFPLRMTSCIFPRPVTRITSHAKNIIKCRKMLEEMVEKPRPLCAFRRLHQYLVEDSKGKIQAEAKVQSGLSSLHTSPHFPSIPPLSSEKMAQGTVELCPSSFSQEVTSSVALQLLPSLSSRVVTTRDIQRQAQKVNRARKRLAALLEADRLARQAETMA, from the exons ATGGAAGGATCTTTGGGAAACTCATTTCCAAGCCAGCCTGTGCTA GGAAGGCTCAGAAGAAGTATGATGCCCCAGCATTTACAGGACAAGAGGATCCAGCTTGCCCAGGAGAAGGTGAAGGCCAAACACCGCCGTCGTGCAACTCCTGTGTTTCCTCTGAGGATGACCAGTTGCATCTTCCCACGTCCTGTGACAAGAATAACTAGCCACGCGAAGAATATCATCAAATGCAGGAAGATGCTTGAAGAGATGGTGGAGAAACCCAGGCCGCTCTGTGCATTTAGGAGACTGCACCAATATCTCGTGGAAGACAGTAAAGGGAAAATACAGGCTGAAGCCAAAGTTCAAAGTGGTCTTAGTAGTCTGCACACTTCCCCTCACTTCCCCTCGATCCCACCCTTGAGTTCGGAAAAGATGGCACAAGGGACAGTTGAGTTGTGTCCATCTTCCTTTAGTCAAGAGGTAACAAGTTCCGTCGCTCTTCAGTTGTTGCCATCTTTGAGCAGTCGAGTGGTAACTACTAGAGACATCCAAAGACAGGCTCAGAAGGTAAATAGAGCCCGGAAGAGACTGGCTGCACTCTTAGAGGCAGATAGGCTTGCCCGGCAGGCTGAGACTATGGCATAA